A DNA window from Bacteroides cellulosilyticus contains the following coding sequences:
- a CDS encoding glycosyltransferase family 2 protein: MRTFEILFWISLFIVFYTYIGYGIVLYILVKIKETFRKPAHYPMPPDAELPELTLFIAAYNEEDVVDEKMQNCLELDYPAEKLRIFWVTDGSNDHTNERLARWPQATVLHQPERQGKTAALNRGMKFVKTPLVVFTDANTHLNREALREIVHAFVNPKVGCVAGEKRIAMQTKDNAASGGEGIYWKYESTLKALDSRLYSAVGAAGELFAVRSELFEDMRTDTLLDDFILSLRIVMRGYTIAYCAAAYATESGSADMREEEKRKIRIAAGGLQSIWRLRPLLNPFRYGLLNFQYVSHRVLRWSITPILLFLLLPLNVVLLFISAQPMFYAVILALQILFYLMGIWGYILSRRHIKNKLLFIPYYFLFMNVNVIRGFRYLSKRKGNKSGAWEKARRAG, from the coding sequence ATGAGAACTTTCGAGATATTATTCTGGATAAGCCTGTTTATCGTATTCTATACTTATATAGGATACGGAATTGTGCTATACATTCTGGTCAAAATTAAAGAAACTTTCCGTAAACCGGCACACTACCCCATGCCTCCCGATGCGGAACTACCCGAACTAACCCTTTTCATAGCCGCCTATAACGAAGAAGACGTTGTGGACGAGAAGATGCAGAACTGCCTGGAGCTGGATTACCCCGCAGAAAAGCTACGGATATTCTGGGTTACGGACGGCAGCAACGACCACACCAACGAACGCCTCGCACGCTGGCCGCAAGCCACCGTCCTCCACCAACCCGAACGACAAGGAAAAACCGCCGCCCTCAACCGCGGAATGAAATTCGTGAAAACACCACTCGTCGTATTCACCGATGCCAATACCCACCTGAACCGGGAAGCATTGCGCGAAATCGTTCATGCTTTTGTCAACCCCAAAGTGGGCTGCGTGGCAGGCGAAAAACGCATCGCCATGCAAACCAAGGATAATGCCGCATCGGGTGGAGAAGGTATCTACTGGAAATACGAGTCTACCCTGAAAGCACTCGACTCACGGCTCTACTCAGCCGTAGGCGCTGCCGGAGAGCTGTTTGCCGTGCGCAGCGAGCTGTTTGAAGATATGCGGACAGATACATTGCTCGATGATTTCATTCTCTCCCTGCGCATCGTCATGCGGGGATACACCATTGCCTATTGCGCTGCCGCATACGCCACCGAAAGTGGCTCGGCAGATATGCGGGAAGAGGAAAAGCGCAAGATACGCATTGCCGCCGGAGGTTTGCAATCCATCTGGCGGTTGCGCCCGTTGCTGAACCCTTTCCGATATGGCTTGCTCAATTTCCAATATGTGTCCCATCGTGTCCTGCGGTGGTCCATCACTCCTATCTTGTTATTCCTATTGCTACCCCTCAACGTAGTGTTGCTCTTCATAAGCGCCCAACCGATGTTTTACGCTGTCATTCTGGCACTGCAAATACTGTTCTACCTGATGGGCATCTGGGGATATATCCTCTCACGGAGACACATCAAGAACAAGTTACTCTTTATTCCTTATTACTTCCTCTTCATGAACGTCAACGTAATCAGAGGATTCCGCTACCTGAGCAAACGTAAAGGCAACAAAAGCGGAGCCTGGGAAAAAGCACGAAGGGCAGGCTGA